Proteins encoded by one window of Hafnia alvei:
- a CDS encoding YtfJ family protein, with amino-acid sequence MKLQKHYLLPLLLLSMSVSAHNFQQDQRVAPVGISDRGELNYQNNEFSYKNWNSAQLGGKVRVIQHIAGRTSAKDMNDPLIEAIKKAGLPHDKYQTTTIVNTDDAIIGTGPFVRSSIEGSKKEFPWSQFIVDDTGAAKKAWDLQPKGSAIVVLDKQGNVKFAKDGALTPQEVQQVMGLLHQLLGS; translated from the coding sequence ATGAAACTACAAAAACACTACCTACTTCCGTTGCTGCTGCTATCGATGTCAGTTTCGGCACATAATTTTCAGCAAGATCAGCGCGTCGCGCCCGTGGGTATCAGCGACCGTGGAGAGCTGAACTATCAGAATAATGAGTTTAGCTACAAAAACTGGAACAGTGCCCAGCTGGGAGGAAAAGTACGAGTCATTCAGCATATCGCTGGGCGTACTTCTGCCAAGGACATGAACGATCCATTAATTGAAGCCATCAAGAAAGCCGGTTTACCACACGATAAATATCAAACCACCACCATCGTGAATACCGATGACGCCATTATTGGTACAGGGCCATTCGTACGCAGCAGCATTGAAGGCAGCAAGAAGGAGTTCCCTTGGTCGCAATTTATCGTTGACGATACAGGCGCGGCGAAAAAAGCATGGGACTTACAGCCAAAAGGATCGGCGATCGTCGTTCTGGACAAGCAAGGCAACGTAAAATTTGCGAAAGATGGCGCGCTAACGCCGCAGGAAGTACAGCAGGTTATGGGCCTGCTGCATCAGCTGTTAGGTTCTTAA
- the cysQ gene encoding 3'(2'),5'-bisphosphate nucleotidase CysQ has protein sequence MLEQISRLAREAGEAIMVVYQDDKPLNVEHKSDDSPVTAADLAAHQVIRDGLAKLTPEIPLLSEEDPPSWAIRQHWQRYWLVDPLDGTKEFISRNGEFTVNIALIENGVPVMGVVYAPVNDVLYCAERGKAWKEEQGVREQIHVSNANPPLVVVSRSHADEELRDYLAQLGEHQTVAVGSSLKFCLVAEGKAQLYPRFGPTNVWDTAAGHAVALAAGAQIHDWQGKTLDYTPAESFLNPGFRVSLF, from the coding sequence ATGTTAGAACAAATTTCCCGACTGGCGCGCGAGGCCGGAGAGGCAATAATGGTCGTCTATCAAGACGATAAACCTCTTAACGTAGAGCATAAATCTGACGACTCTCCAGTCACTGCGGCAGATCTGGCGGCGCATCAAGTGATCCGCGACGGCTTAGCGAAACTGACGCCAGAGATCCCTTTGCTGTCTGAAGAAGATCCGCCATCGTGGGCGATCCGCCAGCATTGGCAGCGCTATTGGCTGGTGGATCCGTTAGATGGTACTAAGGAGTTTATTAGCCGCAACGGTGAGTTCACGGTAAATATTGCCCTGATCGAAAACGGCGTCCCTGTGATGGGGGTGGTTTATGCGCCGGTTAACGATGTTTTGTATTGTGCGGAGCGCGGTAAAGCTTGGAAAGAAGAGCAAGGCGTGCGCGAGCAAATCCACGTCAGCAATGCTAATCCACCACTGGTAGTCGTTAGCCGTTCACATGCCGATGAAGAGTTAAGAGACTATTTGGCTCAGTTGGGTGAGCATCAAACGGTTGCCGTAGGCTCTTCGCTGAAATTCTGCTTAGTGGCAGAGGGGAAAGCTCAACTCTATCCACGCTTCGGGCCGACTAACGTTTGGGATACGGCGGCGGGGCATGCGGTTGCGCTTGCCGCGGGTGCGCAGATCCACGATTGGCAGGGGAAAACGCTGGATTATACCCCGGCAGAATCCTTCCTGAATCCGGGGTTCCGTGTTTCTCTCTTTTAG
- a CDS encoding DUF1107 domain-containing protein, which translates to MKIFQRYNPLLVAKYVKTLFRGRLYIKDVGAFEFDMGKVLPPKVRDKRHLSAMSEINRQVTRLQAEMA; encoded by the coding sequence ATGAAAATCTTCCAACGCTACAATCCGCTTCTTGTCGCCAAGTATGTAAAAACCCTGTTTCGTGGACGGTTATATATCAAGGATGTCGGCGCTTTCGAGTTCGACATGGGGAAGGTTCTTCCCCCGAAAGTGCGAGACAAACGCCACCTCAGCGCCATGTCTGAGATTAATCGTCAAGTCACACGACTGCAGGCTGAAATGGCATAG